The following coding sequences lie in one Anguilla rostrata isolate EN2019 chromosome 8, ASM1855537v3, whole genome shotgun sequence genomic window:
- the LOC135260706 gene encoding uncharacterized protein LOC135260706 isoform X2, translated as MSLKKISISLDSFVQKQTLHTSIERQFGSVQLNLLCVYSVGKLTLKTMLVCVWLVSSLIHMISACVLSDSEPIHITGFTGDSVVLPCACTDVQRKPESVEWTAYPRDQSTVIFSQNPPSVNDRYKHRVQVLDSISPGNLSLRLSDLTLSDGGPYRCKADGNHRDIRLTVKEGCVLSDSEPVHITGFTGDSVVLPCACTNVQRKPELVKWTVHPGGQSTVIFPQSPPGVNDRYKHRVQVFDSISPGNLSLRLSDLTLSDGGTYRCEADGQHRDISLALKDVPTQSPAITKHTSTRGSKPPPKTEISEDLKNSILYATIAVVAAVAVCGAVLFYCRVRSRKNAHVESREEQEMGTGEQEEEKNADSVTYSTVVYSIKVEKYKHPKSK; from the exons atgtcactgaaaaaaattagCATTAGCTTAGATAGTTTTGTGCAGAAGCAAACACTTCACACTTCCATAGAGAGGCAGTTTGGATCAGTGCAACTGAATCTTCTGTGTGTATATTCGGTTGGAAAGTTGACACTGAAAaccatgctggtgtgtgtctggctgGTCAGCAGTCTGATTCACATGATCTCAG cgtgCGTTCTGTCTGATTCTGAACCCATACACATCACTGGGTTCACAGGAGACTCAGTCGTCCTGCCCTGTGCCTGTACTGATGTGCAGAGGAAACCAGAATCGGTCGAATGGACTGCATATCCAAGAGACCAAAGCACtgttatattttcacaaaatccTCCCAGTGTCAACGATCgctacaaacacagagtgcaGGTGTTGGACTCCATTTCCCCTGGAAacctgtctctccgtctctcagatCTCACTCTGTCAGATGGGGGACCATACAGATGTAAAGCAGATGGGAACCACAGAGACATCAGACTCACAGTGAAAG aagGCTGTGTTCTGTCTGATTCTGAACCCGTACACATCACTGGGTTCACAGGAGACTCAGTTGTCCTGCCCTGTGCCTGTACTAATGTGCAGAGGAAACCTGAACTGGTCAAATGGACTGTACACCCAGGAGGCCAAAGCACTGTTATATTTCCACAAAGTCCTCCCGGTGTCAACGATCgctacaaacacagagtgcaGGTGTTCGACTCCATTTCCCCTGGAAacctgtctctccgtctctcagatCTCACTCTGTCAGATGGGGGGACATACAGGTGTGAAGCAGATGGACAACACAGAGACATAAGTCTCGCACTGAAAG ATGTCCCAACCCAGTCTCCAGCCATAACcaagcacacatccacacgTGGAAGCAAGCCACCCCCCAAAACGGAGATCTCTGAAGACTTGAAAAACTCCATCTTGTACGCGACCATTGCTGTTGTTGCCGCAGTCgcagtgtgtggggctgtgttaTTTTACTGCAGAGTTAGATCCAGGAAAAATGCACATGTGGAATCCAGAGAAGAACAAGAGATGGGGAccggggagcaggaggaggagaagaatgcTGATTCAGTGACATATTCTACTGTTGTTTATAGTATAaaagtggaaaaatacaaacatcCAAAATCAAAGTGA